One genomic segment of Ipomoea triloba cultivar NCNSP0323 chromosome 9, ASM357664v1 includes these proteins:
- the LOC116028865 gene encoding uncharacterized protein LOC116028865 isoform X1, whose amino-acid sequence MAESSAFSLLGVMDCLWFYQSIFSAESPSVLCPKPLESLQYSPVQNLIPGNYSSSTVDEITPQYAAFVNQDEDEEEESRQNETTEKERLTRLDLAACKSRSHSFSPSLDRICKSLGELELEEVKGFMDLGFIFDKEQTSKKMMSVLPGLQRLQLINEIKDKDDMESGRVRPYLSEAWLIKSPNSPLLNLRMPRASAAVDMKRHLKHWAKTVATVIHQES is encoded by the exons ATGGCAGAAAGCTCTGCATTTTCATTGTTAGGTGTCATGGACTGTCTCTGGTTTTACCAGTCTATATTCTCTGCAGAATCCCCTTCAGTACTATGTCCAAAACCCCTTGAATCACTTCAATATTCTCCAGTACAGAACTTAATTCCAGGAAACTATTCATCTTCAACAGTTGATGAGATAACTCCACAG TATGCTGCTTTTGTCAAtcaggatgaagatgaagaagaagaatctaGGCAGAATGAAACCACAGAAAAGGAAAGGCTGACAAGATTAGATCTTGCAGCCTGCAAAAGCCGGTCTCATTCATTTTCACCCTCTCTTGATAGAATCTGCAAGAGCTTAGGGGAGCTCGAGCTCGAAGAAGTAAAGGGGTTCATGGATTTAGGTTTCATATTCGACAAAGAACAGACAAGCAAGAAGATGATGAGCGTCCTTCCCGGCCTGCAAAGACTTCAACTGATCAACGAAATTAAAGACAAAGACGACATGGAAAGTGGCAGAGTGAGGCCTTACCTATCAGAGGCATGGCTAATAAAGAGTCCCAATTCACCATTGCTAAACCTAAGGATGCCAAGGGCCTCTGCAGCTGTTGATATGAAGAGGCATCTTAAACATTGGGCCAAAACAGTTGCAACTGTCATCCATCAAGAATCTTGA
- the LOC116028865 gene encoding uncharacterized protein LOC116028865 isoform X2: MAESSAFSLLGVMDCLWFYQSIFSAESPSVLCPKPLESLQYSPVQNLIPGNYSSSTVDEITPQDEDEEEESRQNETTEKERLTRLDLAACKSRSHSFSPSLDRICKSLGELELEEVKGFMDLGFIFDKEQTSKKMMSVLPGLQRLQLINEIKDKDDMESGRVRPYLSEAWLIKSPNSPLLNLRMPRASAAVDMKRHLKHWAKTVATVIHQES, translated from the exons ATGGCAGAAAGCTCTGCATTTTCATTGTTAGGTGTCATGGACTGTCTCTGGTTTTACCAGTCTATATTCTCTGCAGAATCCCCTTCAGTACTATGTCCAAAACCCCTTGAATCACTTCAATATTCTCCAGTACAGAACTTAATTCCAGGAAACTATTCATCTTCAACAGTTGATGAGATAACTCCACAG gatgaagatgaagaagaagaatctaGGCAGAATGAAACCACAGAAAAGGAAAGGCTGACAAGATTAGATCTTGCAGCCTGCAAAAGCCGGTCTCATTCATTTTCACCCTCTCTTGATAGAATCTGCAAGAGCTTAGGGGAGCTCGAGCTCGAAGAAGTAAAGGGGTTCATGGATTTAGGTTTCATATTCGACAAAGAACAGACAAGCAAGAAGATGATGAGCGTCCTTCCCGGCCTGCAAAGACTTCAACTGATCAACGAAATTAAAGACAAAGACGACATGGAAAGTGGCAGAGTGAGGCCTTACCTATCAGAGGCATGGCTAATAAAGAGTCCCAATTCACCATTGCTAAACCTAAGGATGCCAAGGGCCTCTGCAGCTGTTGATATGAAGAGGCATCTTAAACATTGGGCCAAAACAGTTGCAACTGTCATCCATCAAGAATCTTGA
- the LOC116030201 gene encoding protein OSB2, chloroplastic-like codes for MNSLIKLLSTQISQHCSRSSSQPRKCIFSIQSLAVLQQASFSSSRIARTGTTKPKESSPPTASYVLSPVKLTRESGPASSWRRPSEIPFQGKAANSVKVIGFVQRPVQFQTLPDGNCVAATVIVQDNREITDSASYVPSFLIPVVFEGDLAQVVGFHVKESDCVHVSGQLSGDNLPFQIDGYGGNFHIVAQDVYFVEGVKGKAASKKNGAKIDSEDLENLADASESEVKKMKNGESIVSDDSLVGVDNGDQNGLNSSNTSMNPSATGNEDWWDLIRNPNDWWDCRERKSEGKLKAKHPDFKHKNKGVALWLNNAPNSVLKGLEGVEFRSKQQVKGAEFRSKQQVKSEKEEHWKSLVENPDKWWDNRLNKRNEKYPDFKNKESGEALWLNGAPDWAIPKLPPLRDGKVASAAT; via the coding sequence ATGAATTCGCTAATAAAGCTACTCTCTACCCAAATCTCACAACACTGTTCTCGCTCATCCTCACAGCCAAGAAAATGCATTTTCTCGATACAATCCCTAGCAGTCCTCCAACAAGCTTCATTTAGTTCCTCCAGGATTGCGAGAACTGGAACCACAAAACCCAAAGAATCCTCACCTCCCACTGCATCATACGTGCTTAGTCCCGTAAAACTTACAAGAGAATCAGGTCCCGCTTCTTCTTGGCGCAGGCCCAGTGAGATTCCGTTCCAAGGTAAGGCCGCAAATTCTGTAAAAGTGATTGGATTTGTGCAACGCCCAGTTCAGTTCCAGACTTTACCTGATGGAAATTGTGTGGCCGCCACTGTTATTGTGCAAGATAACCGTGAAATTACTGATTCCGCTTCTTATGTGCCTTCCTTCTTGATTCCTGTTGTGTTTGAGGGTGATTTGGCTCAAGTTGTGGGCTTCCATGTGAAGGAAAGTGATTGTGTCCATGTGTCTGGGCAATTGAGTGGGGATAACTTGCCTTTTCAAATAGATGGATATGGTGGGAATTTCCATATTGTGGCTCAAGATGTCTACTTTGTAGAGGGTGTGAAAGGGAAGGCTGCTAGCAAGAAAAATGGGGCAAAAATTGATTCTGAGGATTTGGAAAACCTAGCTGATGCCTCTGAGTCTgaggtgaagaagatgaaaaatgGGGAATCTATAGTTTCAGATGATAGCTTGGTTGGTGTGGACAATGGTGATCAGAATGGGTTGAATAGCTCAAATACAAGTATGAATCCAAGTGCTACTGGAAATGAGGATTGGTGGGATTTGATCAGGAATCCAAATGATTGGTGGGATTGTCGGGAACGAAAGTCCGAGGGAAAATTGAAAGCTAAGCACCCAGATTTTAAGCACAAGAACAAAGGTGTTGCACTATGGCTGAACAATGCTCCAAACTCTGTGCTAAAAGGACTTGAAGGAGTGGAGTTTAGATCAAAACAACAGGTTAAAGGAGCGGAGTTTAGATCAAAACAACAGGTTAAGAGCGAGAAGGAGGAGCATTGGAAAAGTTTGGTGGAGAATCCTGATAAATGGTGGGATAACAGGCTGAacaagagaaatgaaaaatatcCCGACTTTAAAAACAAAGAGTCAGGCGAAGCATTGTGGTTAAATGGTGCGCCCGATTGGGCAATTCCCAAGTTGCCTCCTTTGCGAGATGGGAAAGTTGCTTCTGCTGCCACCTGA
- the LOC116028866 gene encoding DNA-binding protein S1FA-like has translation MDFEEEFADQHVPPSFDPMKNVVTAKGLNPGLIVLLVIGGLVLAFLVGNYLLYMHAQKTLGPKKKKPVSKKKMKRERLKQGVSAPGE, from the exons ATGGATTTCGAAGAAGAGTTTGCAGATCAGCATGTTCCTCCGTCTTTCGATCCAAtg AAAAACGTTGTCACAGCCAAGGGATTGAACCCAGGATTGATTGTGTTGCTTGTGATTGGTGGACTTGTGTTGGCATTCCTTGTTGGAAACTACTTGCTATACATGCATGCACAGAAGACACTTGGCCCCAAGAAGAAGAAGCCAGTCTccaagaagaagatgaagagggAAAGACTGAAGCAAGGTGTCTCAGCACCAGGAGAATAG
- the LOC116028864 gene encoding uncharacterized protein LOC116028864, whose product MKMMKGSTKPVSSPSRAQKFPPPLMRFLRSNGGSKSKGRSRSRSSLFMRRKNTAAGVEITQEPSSPKVTCIGQVRVRRSTKSAGASESRRKKCLPCCWARKTLFCHGFSKKFHKPRPIPSLLRQCGRFFGFGSCRGVHAAGSPAPADTEESSGSEENGVKIEALVQENNSPFLGSSSSPPKNALLLTRCRSAPYRSSSLACRFWGSPLKPPTETDDSGIESKHLPQTLLLLIQEKPTSSPDCGNAEPVESESEDFGSSNGEKCREEESQEPNNKVHPLLLTRCKSEPARTGERLVSGD is encoded by the coding sequence atgaagatgatgaagggtTCAACAAAGCCAGTTTCAAGCCCCAGCAGAGCCCAGAAGTTTCCGCCGCCATTGATGAGGTTTCTGAGGAGCAATGGTGGGAGCAAGAGCAAAGGGAGGTCACGTTCACGCTCCTCCTTGTTCATGCGTAGGAAGAACACGGCGGCCGGCGTTGAGATTACCCAGGAGCCGTCTTCTCCCAAAGTCACTTGCATAGGCCAAGTCCGGGTCAGAAGATCCACCAAGTCCGCCGGAGCCTCAGAATCTCGCCGGAAAAAATGTCTCCCCTGTTGTTGGGCCCGCAAGACTCTATTTTGCCATGGATTTTCGAAGAAATTTCACAAACCCAGACCTATTCCCTCCTTGTTACGCCAATGCGGACGGTTTTTCGGGTTCGGGTCTTGCCGGGGAGTCCACGCCGCCGGTTCTCCGGCGCCGGCGGATACAGAGGAGAGCAGTGGCAGTGAAGAAAACGGTGTGAAAATCGAAGCTTTAGTCCAAGAAAATAATAGCCCTTTTCTTGGATCTTCATCTTCACCACCCAAGAATGCTTTGCTTTTAACCCGGTGTAGATCTGCTCCATATAGATCTTCATCGCTGGCTTGTAGGTTCTGGGGTTCGCCATTAAAGCCCCCCACAGAAACAGATGATTCCGGGATTGAATCCAAGCATTTGCCTCAGACATTACTACTACTTATCCAAGAAAAGCCCACTTCTTCACCAGATTGTGGAAACGCAGAGCCGGTGGAATCAGAAAGTGAAGATTTTGGGAGCTCAAATGGTGAAAAATGCAGAGAAGAAGAAAGTCAAGAACCCAATAATAAAGTCCACCCATTGTTGCTCACAAGGTGCAAATCTGAACCAGCAAGAACAGGGGAAAGACTGGTTTCTGGAGACTAA